Proteins from a genomic interval of Deinococcus sp. QL22:
- a CDS encoding HD domain-containing protein, with the protein MTVPTLAQAQQMLQEAANLNPGPWVDHSLCVAAAARALAEHHPDLDPEWAYIYGLMHDIGRRAGVHDLRHILDGYSYLMERGFEQAARICMTHSFPLQDVDAGAGVWDCTADEKALVASYLASVTYNEYDRLLQLCDALALPSGFCLLEKRFVDVVRRRGFNALTLQKWEAWLKLERSFSQVVGGSIYVHLPGVVQTTFGVSLRE; encoded by the coding sequence GTGACTGTCCCCACACTGGCCCAGGCCCAGCAGATGCTTCAAGAAGCCGCCAACCTAAACCCTGGGCCCTGGGTTGATCACTCTCTGTGTGTTGCCGCCGCTGCCCGTGCCCTTGCTGAACACCACCCTGACCTTGACCCTGAATGGGCGTATATCTACGGCTTGATGCATGACATTGGGCGCCGTGCGGGCGTGCACGATCTCAGGCACATTCTCGATGGCTATTCCTACCTCATGGAGCGGGGCTTTGAGCAAGCTGCCCGCATCTGCATGACGCACTCGTTTCCACTTCAGGACGTTGACGCTGGGGCTGGCGTCTGGGATTGCACAGCCGACGAAAAAGCGCTGGTGGCCTCCTATCTGGCGTCCGTGACGTACAACGAGTACGACCGGCTGCTTCAGCTGTGTGATGCCTTAGCCTTGCCGAGTGGGTTCTGTCTGCTGGAGAAACGGTTTGTTGACGTGGTTCGTCGGCGGGGCTTCAACGCGCTGACGCTTCAGAAATGGGAGGCTTGGCTGAAACTGGAGCGATCCTTCAGCCAGGTGGTTGGAGGTTCAATCTATGTGCATCTGCCAGGGGTTGTGCAAACGACTTTTGGTGTTTCTCTGCGTGAGTAA
- a CDS encoding IS630 family transposase (programmed frameshift), with protein sequence MNKRVGARGYSLDLRERIVAAARKEQNDQQVAETFGVDVRTVRLYVKKHEAGTLSHVKHPTGRRPRVQSEHEQVLLQQLEEDLDATLEEHARRLEANTGLKISYRTVDRVFRRHGITYKKTRVAAERIEELRQQFLNDLLPYLQTPARLVFLDESGFNTAMTRGYGRAHRTRRAVCSVPRNWGRNQTLVCALQASGPFAPLILEGAVNGVSFEWYVREILCPALTPGQVVVLDNLSAHHRASIRTHIEERHCVVLFLPPYSPDFNPIEEMFSKVKALVRAAECRESPALLQRIWDALNAVSLRDVFGWFTHAFPHIFLCQML encoded by the exons ATGAACAAGCGGGTAGGCGCACGCGGGTACAGCCTGGACCTTCGAGAACGAATTGTGGCAGCTGCGCGGAAAGAGCAGAACGATCAGCAGGTGGCCGAAACGTTTGGAGTTGATGTCCGGACCGTCCGATTGTATGTGAAGAAACACGAGGCCGGTACGCTCTCACACGTCAAACACCCGACTGGGCGTCGCCCAAGAGTGCAGAGTGAGCATGAGCAGGTCCTCCTCCAGCAACTGGAGGAAGACCTGGACGCGACCTTGGAGGAACATGCCCGCCGGTTGGAAGCCAACACTGGGCTCAAGATCAGCTACCGAACGGTGGACCGGGTCTTCCGGCGACATGGCATCACCTAC AAAAAAACACGGGTCGCCGCCGAACGCATTGAGGAACTGCGTCAGCAGTTCCTCAATGACCTCCTGCCCTACCTTCAGACGCCGGCCCGGCTGGTCTTTCTGGATGAAAGTGGCTTCAATACAGCGATGACTCGGGGGTATGGTCGCGCGCACCGGACACGGCGCGCGGTCTGTTCGGTGCCCCGCAACTGGGGACGGAATCAAACGCTCGTGTGCGCGTTGCAGGCCAGTGGTCCCTTTGCCCCACTGATCTTGGAGGGCGCGGTGAACGGCGTGAGTTTCGAGTGGTACGTACGAGAAATCCTGTGCCCAGCCTTGACCCCTGGACAAGTGGTGGTGCTGGACAACCTCTCGGCACATCACCGTGCGTCCATTCGGACGCACATCGAAGAGAGACACTGTGTGGTCTTGTTCCTGCCTCCTTATAGCCCCGATTTCAACCCGATAGAGGAGATGTTTTCCAAAGTCAAAGCGTTGGTTCGTGCCGCTGAATGCCGAGAGAGCCCAGCACTGCTTCAGAGAATTTGGGATGCCTTGAATGCTGTGTCCCTACGAGATGTTTTTGGCTGGTTCACCCACGCCTTTCCCCACATCTTCTTATGTCAAATGCTCTAG
- a CDS encoding thioredoxin domain-containing protein, translated as MRSVSPLTILNRAQLGLLLIMVGNILYSCGASAEQFVAGRNSLGLVWLLQVGFAVAAAHFTRQWIIATATSELGKLEQIAQSAISVWNIYAYSPVFMAIALVIASNIDQPAAPLFPLVNVIVPFGILFALVRTFTQTVSRWIEQRTQVLRGGSEPEQNSTALLQKWLTALAVLHGLTVLTLFNSFDPTAIHTQVEIINNVLTSVYGALGLTGILGVKRAVALIGARTAEAHGEPVSAWTIPPQSSKRRSKGWTIVLSSVAALLLAAVFGLVVLGQKVQAEERPGSLGLPTSVTANGEQIYGHPDAPITVTEYADFQCPGCQWFATSERHRFLKSEIRSGKVKVVFADFPLAFHNNAVPAAIAARCAAKVEQFWVYHDALYVEQDKWARMDDPSSFFLRLARRLKVPEKDFLECLHNPTTLTQVERSVKRGEALDLPGTPSFAVNGKVVPWKEDGDVQDTLTSVEQVVHSLLERGSNGP; from the coding sequence ATGAGATCCGTTTCCCCACTCACCATCCTGAACCGCGCCCAACTGGGCCTCCTGCTGATCATGGTCGGAAACATCCTTTACAGCTGCGGTGCCAGCGCCGAGCAGTTCGTTGCCGGTCGAAATAGCCTGGGGCTCGTGTGGCTGCTCCAGGTGGGGTTCGCGGTGGCCGCCGCACACTTCACGCGCCAGTGGATCATCGCCACCGCAACGTCAGAACTGGGCAAGCTGGAACAGATCGCACAAAGCGCGATATCGGTCTGGAACATCTACGCGTACTCCCCCGTCTTTATGGCCATTGCGCTGGTCATCGCCTCAAACATTGACCAACCTGCTGCGCCCCTGTTCCCCTTGGTCAACGTCATCGTTCCGTTCGGCATCTTGTTTGCCTTGGTTCGCACGTTCACCCAGACGGTGAGCCGTTGGATCGAGCAGCGCACCCAGGTTCTGCGGGGTGGAAGTGAACCCGAGCAGAACAGCACTGCCCTGCTTCAGAAGTGGCTGACCGCGCTGGCCGTGCTCCACGGACTGACCGTCCTCACCCTCTTCAACTCTTTTGACCCCACGGCGATTCACACGCAAGTCGAAATCATTAACAACGTTCTGACGTCGGTCTACGGTGCACTGGGCCTCACCGGCATTCTGGGGGTGAAGCGGGCGGTGGCGTTGATCGGAGCGCGCACAGCAGAGGCACACGGCGAGCCAGTATCCGCCTGGACAATTCCTCCACAATCCTCTAAACGCCGCTCGAAAGGATGGACCATTGTGCTGAGCTCCGTCGCCGCGCTGCTGCTCGCAGCCGTCTTCGGACTCGTCGTGCTCGGACAGAAGGTTCAGGCCGAAGAACGGCCCGGCAGCCTAGGCCTCCCAACCAGCGTCACAGCCAATGGCGAACAGATCTATGGTCACCCAGACGCGCCTATCACCGTCACCGAATACGCCGACTTCCAGTGCCCAGGCTGTCAGTGGTTCGCAACCAGCGAACGCCACCGGTTCCTCAAAAGCGAGATCCGCAGCGGTAAGGTCAAAGTGGTGTTCGCCGACTTCCCGTTGGCCTTTCACAACAACGCCGTTCCCGCGGCCATAGCCGCCCGCTGCGCCGCAAAAGTCGAGCAGTTCTGGGTCTACCATGACGCCCTGTACGTCGAACAGGACAAATGGGCGCGCATGGACGACCCATCCTCGTTCTTCTTGAGGCTCGCTCGCCGCCTGAAAGTTCCCGAAAAGGACTTCCTGGAGTGCCTGCACAATCCCACCACCCTCACTCAAGTTGAACGCAGTGTGAAGCGTGGCGAAGCTCTAGACCTGCCCGGCACACCCTCATTTGCCGTGAACGGTAAAGTCGTTCCGTGGAAAGAGGACGGCGATGTACAAGACACGCTTACGTCAGTTGAGCAAGTCGTGCATAGTCTTCTGGAACGCGGTAGCAACGGCCCGTAA
- a CDS encoding MOSC domain-containing protein, with the protein MNIRQTRQIATKSGWTGIYKESVKTPVHVGQEGLEGDQILDRENHGGPEQAVYVYTQPDYEWWTPQLGAAPHPGIFGENLLFPDLQSAPVLIGQRFGVGEVVLEVISALLPRSIAHPLPHGCTQPATLAR; encoded by the coding sequence GTGAACATACGTCAAACTCGGCAGATCGCGACCAAAAGCGGCTGGACAGGGATCTACAAGGAGTCGGTGAAGACCCCGGTGCACGTGGGGCAAGAAGGGCTGGAAGGTGACCAGATTCTAGACCGGGAGAATCACGGCGGCCCAGAGCAGGCCGTGTACGTGTATACCCAACCCGATTACGAGTGGTGGACGCCCCAGCTTGGAGCCGCACCCCATCCCGGCATCTTTGGAGAAAATCTGCTGTTTCCTGACCTCCAATCGGCCCCCGTGCTGATCGGGCAGCGGTTCGGGGTGGGTGAGGTTGTGCTGGAAGTGATCTCGGCACTCCTGCCTCGTTCCATTGCACATCCTCTGCCTCACGGCTGTACCCAGCCCGCTACACTGGCCCGATGA
- a CDS encoding metallophosphoesterase, giving the protein MSLRIAVISDVHGNAFALEAVLGEVSSESPDLILNLGDQVTGQADPGRAYEQQRSLTAVEVLGSAEPHLNQNDVLNSWLRSQLPFGAVEHLTRLPLSAKVAGGQVYACHGAPDDPSGHLMWSWQRGPYLARSAQELRSLVQPLHAGVVLCGHTHREGLTMIDDTLVVNVGAVGNQVDGDPRARWALLQQRKGRWSIAFRRVVYDWQAASDWVRAFGPNPEDEATYLMSGE; this is encoded by the coding sequence ATGTCGCTTCGAATTGCGGTCATCAGCGATGTGCATGGAAATGCCTTCGCCCTCGAAGCAGTCCTCGGCGAGGTCAGCAGCGAATCGCCAGATTTAATCCTTAATTTGGGTGATCAGGTGACAGGACAGGCCGATCCTGGGCGTGCTTATGAGCAACAACGATCCCTGACAGCAGTTGAAGTGCTCGGGAGTGCCGAGCCGCACCTCAACCAGAATGATGTTTTGAACAGCTGGCTGCGTTCGCAGCTCCCCTTCGGCGCTGTCGAGCACCTCACTCGCCTCCCGCTCTCAGCCAAGGTGGCAGGGGGGCAGGTGTATGCCTGTCACGGGGCACCAGACGACCCCTCCGGGCATCTGATGTGGTCCTGGCAACGGGGTCCATACCTCGCGCGGTCAGCTCAAGAGCTTCGTTCACTGGTTCAGCCACTCCATGCTGGCGTTGTGCTGTGTGGGCATACGCATCGCGAAGGCTTGACGATGATTGACGACACGTTGGTCGTGAATGTTGGGGCGGTTGGAAATCAAGTGGATGGCGATCCTCGGGCGCGTTGGGCGCTGTTGCAGCAGCGGAAAGGACGCTGGAGTATCGCCTTCCGACGGGTGGTGTATGACTGGCAAGCCGCGAGCGACTGGGTGCGTGCTTTCGGGCCGAACCCAGAGGACGAAGCGACCTATCTGATGAGTGGAGAGTAG
- a CDS encoding PadR family transcriptional regulator: MRLTPNALRVLALLYHGIEPHYGLSLSKALHLGNGTLYPILDKLEDAGLLLGTWEDIDPHIAGRRPRRFYTLTGEGMRTFERERDSLFVTLQGGVPHA; this comes from the coding sequence ATGCGTCTGACCCCGAATGCCCTGCGCGTTCTTGCGCTGCTGTACCACGGCATTGAACCGCACTACGGTCTCTCGCTTTCCAAAGCGCTTCACCTGGGCAACGGGACGCTCTATCCCATCCTCGACAAGCTCGAAGATGCAGGTCTTCTCCTAGGAACTTGGGAGGACATCGATCCCCATATCGCTGGCCGCCGCCCCAGGCGCTTTTACACCCTGACTGGAGAAGGGATGCGCACCTTTGAACGGGAACGCGATTCCCTCTTCGTCACCCTGCAAGGAGGAGTGCCCCATGCTTGA
- a CDS encoding DUF4304 domain-containing protein has protein sequence MSSFRFPTLLRHAARRAGYQGSGPTMHATSDGFVWVVNVQRSHDGVHFYVNLGAHPLGLLPDVGLASTFKEYQCAFRTRVGERWLREPFSEDVAPLFTQAEAVFRREVQAGVENLRTIAPQDAVVGTYHAEFHSLLFARICEACGWNEQALRFVDWGYPRTRPRASAVREEFALLRQRLTPA, from the coding sequence ATGTCTTCATTTCGATTTCCTACGCTCCTGCGTCATGCAGCGCGACGTGCTGGATACCAGGGCAGTGGACCAACCATGCACGCCACGAGCGATGGATTTGTCTGGGTGGTCAACGTCCAGCGGAGCCATGACGGTGTCCACTTCTACGTGAATCTCGGTGCCCATCCCCTTGGCCTCCTCCCTGACGTTGGGTTGGCATCCACATTCAAGGAGTACCAGTGTGCGTTTCGCACACGCGTAGGCGAACGCTGGCTACGTGAACCATTCAGCGAAGACGTCGCCCCGTTGTTTACTCAGGCCGAAGCTGTATTCCGAAGAGAAGTTCAAGCCGGAGTAGAAAACTTGCGCACTATTGCCCCTCAAGACGCGGTGGTTGGGACGTATCACGCAGAATTTCACAGCCTCCTGTTTGCACGAATCTGCGAAGCGTGCGGTTGGAATGAACAAGCACTCCGATTCGTGGATTGGGGATATCCGCGCACACGTCCTCGGGCTTCAGCAGTGCGCGAAGAGTTTGCTCTCCTTCGGCAACGTCTGACACCAGCCTAG
- a CDS encoding DUF402 domain-containing protein, with translation MHPVRIESLDIHALTHTLDHGPGEAPVTYPVLWAQETSYGLHMARAFVGHPKIHFIERHVIPALGLLVNRFSGTDWITQNSYYVDIASISTTGSCWVTRDLYLDLSIRLDGTPTVLDTDEYLTALREGLLKPDEAAWSLTCLHQVVNGVLAHRDLEVWLRTQGVELSWRGAPSLTSAATP, from the coding sequence ATGCATCCTGTGCGGATTGAATCTCTGGACATCCACGCGCTGACCCACACGCTCGACCACGGCCCTGGCGAGGCGCCCGTGACCTACCCCGTTCTCTGGGCGCAGGAAACCTCGTATGGCCTGCATATGGCCCGGGCTTTCGTGGGACATCCGAAGATTCACTTCATCGAACGTCATGTGATCCCGGCTCTAGGATTGCTCGTCAACCGGTTCAGTGGAACGGACTGGATCACTCAAAATAGCTACTACGTTGATATAGCGTCGATCTCCACCACAGGGTCGTGTTGGGTCACCCGAGATTTGTACCTGGATCTGTCCATTCGTTTGGATGGAACCCCGACGGTTTTGGATACCGATGAGTACCTGACCGCGCTGCGTGAGGGACTACTGAAACCGGACGAGGCCGCATGGAGCCTGACTTGCCTGCACCAGGTGGTCAACGGCGTTCTGGCGCACCGTGATCTAGAAGTGTGGTTGCGGACGCAGGGCGTCGAGCTGAGCTGGCGCGGTGCACCGTCCCTGACGTCTGCTGCAACGCCCTGA
- a CDS encoding alpha/beta hydrolase: MYPTDFPPADLELQADLPFSRHGLTLDLLRAQQRPSSPVPAILHLHGGAWIMLGKWAVDNVFLAREGYVTFSVDYRLAGDALFPAQIHDVKTAVRWIRKHASEFGIDPTRIGVWGISAGAHLAGLLGTTNGVEAFEGRDGGWEDEESAVQAIGSVCGPMDLLDPSWDHGTEPFPLFGEPLLHVPAQALAASPITSVSASTPPFTFIHGQQDEVVPVLQSERMHLKLLALGRSTQLHVLDGGHEINLTHTQRMEQHLSAFFDQHLGRPDMRSR, translated from the coding sequence ATGTACCCCACCGATTTCCCACCCGCAGATTTAGAATTGCAAGCGGATCTGCCCTTCAGCCGACACGGCTTAACACTCGATCTACTTCGAGCCCAGCAACGACCCTCCTCTCCCGTTCCAGCCATTCTCCATCTGCATGGTGGCGCTTGGATCATGTTGGGCAAATGGGCGGTCGACAATGTGTTTCTCGCACGCGAAGGGTACGTCACCTTCAGCGTGGACTACCGCCTGGCTGGCGACGCCCTCTTCCCAGCGCAAATTCACGACGTCAAAACAGCCGTCCGCTGGATCAGAAAGCACGCTTCAGAGTTCGGGATTGACCCCACGCGGATTGGCGTCTGGGGCATCAGTGCAGGCGCACATCTCGCGGGACTCTTAGGCACCACCAACGGCGTAGAAGCCTTCGAAGGACGGGACGGAGGGTGGGAAGACGAAGAGTCCGCAGTTCAGGCGATCGGCAGTGTCTGTGGGCCAATGGATCTGCTGGACCCCTCATGGGACCACGGAACAGAGCCGTTTCCCTTATTCGGCGAACCGCTTCTCCATGTTCCAGCGCAGGCGCTGGCGGCCAGTCCAATCACCTCTGTCTCCGCCAGCACGCCCCCATTTACCTTCATCCATGGGCAACAGGATGAAGTGGTTCCCGTTCTCCAGTCAGAAAGAATGCATCTGAAATTATTGGCGTTGGGCCGCTCGACGCAATTGCATGTTCTGGACGGTGGGCATGAGATCAACCTCACGCATACGCAGAGGATGGAGCAGCATCTCAGTGCGTTTTTCGATCAGCACTTAGGCCGACCTGACATGCGGTCAAGATAA
- a CDS encoding inorganic diphosphatase: protein MTDVQALHPQHPNWVFAVIEQPRHEPFRVQYDPLRGVFEHTTWRSLPYARAFPGHYGWIRGTGHPPDVHFDVYVVDDQSITPGDVLEAALIGMFVRSDGDHKFFAITGVPLGEEPDLLTLLDEERHRLMAVYPQLGDGDAWLGRDAAREWLRTRLPEHV, encoded by the coding sequence ATGACTGATGTGCAGGCACTGCACCCGCAGCACCCGAACTGGGTGTTCGCTGTCATTGAGCAGCCGCGCCACGAACCATTCCGCGTGCAATATGACCCGTTGCGTGGTGTGTTCGAACACACCACCTGGCGCTCCTTACCGTATGCCCGCGCCTTTCCCGGCCATTACGGTTGGATTCGGGGCACTGGGCATCCGCCGGACGTGCATTTTGATGTGTACGTGGTGGACGACCAGTCCATTACGCCGGGTGACGTGCTGGAAGCGGCATTGATCGGCATGTTCGTTCGTTCGGACGGTGATCACAAGTTCTTCGCAATCACAGGGGTACCGTTGGGCGAGGAGCCGGACCTGCTCACCCTGCTGGATGAAGAACGGCACCGCCTGATGGCGGTGTACCCACAGCTGGGCGATGGTGATGCCTGGCTTGGACGTGATGCCGCCCGAGAATGGCTGCGTACCCGCCTCCCTGAACATGTTTGA
- a CDS encoding alpha/beta fold hydrolase: protein MPHLNIPDAQLYYEVWGDGPPLVLLHGKGGDHRIWAEQISHFAPESTGIAFDHRGWGRSRGPLPEPWVNTFVPDLHALLEYLHVGRFHAIAQNMGGYTLRAFHATHPDRLSRVIMSGTTGGHIPDAWRERAARAAQASEQQRAQWQ from the coding sequence ATGCCCCACCTGAACATCCCTGACGCCCAGTTGTACTACGAGGTCTGGGGCGATGGCCCCCCCCTGGTGCTGCTGCACGGTAAAGGCGGCGACCACCGCATATGGGCTGAGCAGATCTCCCACTTTGCGCCTGAGTCTACCGGCATCGCTTTCGACCACCGGGGGTGGGGGCGCTCCAGAGGTCCGCTGCCCGAGCCGTGGGTGAATACCTTCGTGCCGGACCTGCACGCCCTGCTCGAGTACCTGCACGTCGGTCGCTTTCACGCCATCGCGCAGAACATGGGCGGCTACACCCTCCGGGCCTTCCACGCCACGCACCCTGACCGACTCAGCCGGGTCATCATGAGCGGTACCACCGGCGGGCACATCCCCGACGCCTGGCGCGAACGAGCCGCACGGGCCGCGCAGGCCTCCGAACAACAACGTGCGCAATGGCAATAA